The following are encoded together in the Ignavibacteriales bacterium genome:
- a CDS encoding ABC transporter permease gives MFKKFFLEVASITTFTFRFFKEVIKPPYEFNEVMKQSFLIGYKSLPLVAITGFIIGLVLTIQSRPTLAKFGSESLLPAMVAVSIIREIGPVITALIFAGKVGSGIGAELASMNVTEQIDAMQVSDTNPFKYLVVTRVVSATLMLPILVILADGVGLLGSFVGVNIKGTVSAYLFFSQIFQSLEFQDLLPAIVKTFFFGFAIGLIGSYKGYNSNKGTEGVGLAANSAVVLSSLMVFIIDMIAVQITSVLQN, from the coding sequence ATGTTCAAAAAATTCTTTTTGGAAGTAGCCTCGATTACGACTTTTACTTTTCGCTTTTTTAAGGAAGTAATTAAACCTCCGTATGAGTTTAATGAAGTAATGAAACAATCTTTTCTGATTGGTTACAAATCACTTCCTTTGGTAGCGATTACCGGATTTATAATTGGACTGGTGTTAACTATTCAATCAAGACCTACTTTGGCAAAGTTTGGATCTGAGTCTTTGCTGCCTGCTATGGTTGCAGTTTCGATTATACGTGAAATAGGTCCGGTTATAACTGCGCTGATCTTTGCAGGAAAAGTTGGATCAGGAATTGGAGCAGAATTGGCTTCAATGAATGTTACAGAACAAATAGATGCGATGCAGGTCTCAGACACTAATCCATTTAAATATCTTGTTGTCACAAGAGTTGTTTCTGCAACCTTAATGCTTCCGATCCTGGTAATTCTTGCTGATGGTGTTGGTTTATTAGGATCATTTGTCGGTGTTAATATTAAAGGAACCGTGAGTGCTTACTTATTTTTTTCTCAGATATTTCAAAGTCTGGAATTTCAAGATCTGCTGCCTGCTATCGTAAAAACTTTTTTCTTCGGATTTGCAATCGGACTAATAGGAAGTTATAAAGGATATAATTCGAACAAAGGTACCGAGGGTGTCGGGCTAGCTGCAAACTCAGCAGTTGTATTATCATCACTAATGGTTTTCATAATAGATATGATAGCGGTGCAAATTACAAGTGTGCTTCAAAACTAA
- a CDS encoding ATP-binding cassette domain-containing protein, whose translation MQDNSINIEVKTETDNEQKSDVVIEMQHLKKSFGNNHVLRDINLVINKGENLAILGQSGTGKSVLIKCIVGLVEIDDGKLLIFGQNISELKNKDLIEIQKRIGFLFQSGALYDSMTVRENLEFPLRKKISSIPKDELESLIKESLHDVGLDKAIDKTPSELSGGMRKRLGLARTLILKPEIMLYDEPTTGLDPITSKEISNLILEVQKKYNTTSIIITHDIECTRLTANRIIVIKDGVCAAEGTFNELEKSADPWIRSFFE comes from the coding sequence ATGCAAGACAATTCAATCAATATAGAAGTTAAAACTGAAACTGATAATGAGCAGAAGAGTGATGTTGTGATTGAAATGCAGCATCTAAAGAAATCATTCGGGAATAACCACGTATTACGGGATATTAATCTGGTTATTAATAAAGGTGAAAACCTTGCAATACTCGGTCAATCCGGAACCGGCAAATCAGTACTTATTAAATGTATTGTTGGATTAGTAGAAATTGATGACGGCAAGCTTTTAATATTTGGACAAAATATTTCTGAACTGAAAAATAAAGACCTGATTGAAATACAAAAAAGAATTGGTTTCCTTTTTCAAAGCGGTGCTCTTTATGATTCTATGACAGTAAGAGAAAATCTTGAATTTCCTCTTAGAAAAAAAATAAGTTCTATTCCGAAAGATGAATTAGAATCACTTATAAAAGAATCATTGCACGATGTAGGACTTGATAAAGCAATTGATAAAACACCTTCAGAACTTTCCGGAGGTATGCGTAAGAGGTTAGGTTTAGCACGAACATTAATTTTAAAACCAGAAATAATGCTTTATGATGAACCTACAACCGGGCTGGATCCTATAACATCAAAAGAAATAAGTAACCTTATTCTTGAAGTGCAAAAAAAATACAATACTACTTCCATCATCATAACACACGATATTGAATGCACAAGGCTAACAGCAAATCGAATAATAGTCATTAAAGATGGGGTGTGTGCGGCAGAAGGGACTTTTAACGAACTGGAAAAATCCGCAGACCCATGGATAAGATCATTTTTTGAATAA
- a CDS encoding MCE family protein — protein MKKNSTNKIKLGIFVTLGLVVLILAIYFIGEKQQLFRSTFRLTGVFKDVGGLQIGNNVRLSGINIGTVENVSLISDTSVRVEVLIDESTRQFIRKDAVASIGSEGLMGNKVLVIIPGTGSQKVIENNDVIATSRPLELDEIMKSLKTTIDNTSLITGDLAKITTNIESGKGTIGRLMMDSSWRQNIQSTIINLEKGSAGFKVFMDNAQEVDEILASFKAVIENTATITEDLGKITTNLGEGKGIIGKLFMDESSAQNIDSTFFYLKEGSAGFKILMEKAKDSWLLWGF, from the coding sequence ATGAAAAAAAATTCAACTAATAAAATCAAGCTTGGGATATTTGTTACACTTGGTTTAGTGGTTTTGATTTTAGCAATATATTTTATCGGTGAGAAACAACAATTATTTAGAAGCACATTTCGTTTAACCGGAGTTTTCAAAGATGTCGGCGGACTTCAAATTGGTAATAACGTTAGATTATCAGGAATTAATATCGGGACTGTAGAAAATGTTAGCTTGATTAGTGATACTTCGGTCAGAGTAGAAGTATTGATTGATGAAAGCACGCGACAGTTTATAAGAAAAGATGCAGTAGCAAGTATTGGGTCAGAAGGTCTTATGGGTAACAAAGTTTTAGTTATAATTCCGGGAACGGGTTCACAGAAAGTAATAGAAAACAATGATGTTATCGCAACAAGCCGACCCCTGGAATTAGATGAAATTATGAAATCACTAAAAACAACTATTGATAATACTTCCCTGATTACAGGAGATTTGGCTAAGATCACAACCAATATAGAGTCAGGTAAAGGAACAATTGGAAGGCTTATGATGGATTCATCCTGGCGACAAAATATTCAATCTACTATAATAAATTTAGAAAAGGGCTCAGCAGGATTTAAAGTGTTCATGGATAACGCACAAGAGGTGGATGAAATTCTTGCATCATTTAAAGCAGTAATTGAAAATACAGCCACTATTACAGAAGATTTAGGAAAGATTACAACCAATCTTGGAGAAGGAAAAGGAATAATTGGTAAACTTTTTATGGATGAATCGTCTGCGCAAAATATCGATTCTACTTTCTTTTACTTGAAAGAAGGTTCAGCCGGGTTTAAAATTCTAATGGAGAAAGCAAAAGATAGCTGGCTGCTGTGGGGATTTTAA
- a CDS encoding lmo0937 family membrane protein translates to MLYTIAVVLIVLWLLGLVTSYTMGGVIHVLLVIAVIMVLVNIISGRRSV, encoded by the coding sequence ATGTTATATACAATCGCTGTTGTTCTTATAGTTTTATGGCTGCTTGGGTTAGTCACTTCCTATACAATGGGTGGAGTTATTCACGTTCTACTTGTCATTGCTGTCATTATGGTTTTAGTAAACATTATTAGTGGACGACGCTCAGTCTGA
- a CDS encoding AI-2E family transporter, with amino-acid sequence MKEQINSSGEIRFLLVAAALVIIMAGIFLAQSVVILFLVSVFLASLGVPSLLWLKEKHIPSGIAVFMVMAVMIIILLLIGAQIGTSFSSFITELPSLQSRIREQVVEFNAMISSKGFVIEEKFFLEYINPEAIMKLTAGFLTGLSSVLSDLVLILLTVTFILLEVSSFPIKLRAVLGDPKQAFPQFTKFVNDMKRYMIIKTLISLATGILVAIWLFILGVDYPILWGFIAFLLNYIPNIGSIVAAIPAVILAFIQFGIGSALMVTAGYVAVNFIIGNMIEPRMMGRRLGLSTLVVFPSLIFWGGLLGLVGAILSVPLTMALKFAFDNNERTKWIAVLLGSEKFDEYSVPISKKNKL; translated from the coding sequence TTGAAAGAACAAATCAATTCTTCTGGTGAAATACGCTTCCTTTTGGTTGCGGCGGCACTTGTAATAATCATGGCAGGAATTTTCCTAGCCCAATCAGTCGTTATATTATTTCTTGTTTCAGTATTTCTTGCTTCGCTCGGAGTCCCTTCGCTACTCTGGTTAAAAGAAAAACATATTCCTTCTGGAATTGCAGTGTTCATGGTTATGGCTGTTATGATAATCATTCTGCTTTTAATTGGCGCACAAATTGGCACATCCTTCAGCAGTTTTATAACTGAACTACCCTCATTGCAATCTCGTATTCGAGAGCAGGTTGTAGAGTTCAATGCCATGATCTCAAGCAAAGGTTTTGTAATTGAAGAGAAATTTTTTCTTGAATATATTAACCCCGAAGCAATAATGAAACTTACTGCAGGTTTTTTAACCGGATTGAGTTCTGTTCTGTCCGATCTCGTTTTAATCCTTCTAACAGTAACCTTTATTTTACTTGAAGTCTCGAGCTTTCCGATAAAACTTCGCGCTGTGCTTGGAGATCCAAAACAGGCGTTTCCTCAATTCACAAAGTTTGTTAATGACATGAAACGCTATATGATTATTAAAACCCTCATCAGTTTAGCCACGGGCATTTTGGTAGCGATCTGGTTATTCATTCTGGGTGTGGATTACCCAATACTCTGGGGTTTTATAGCTTTTCTACTTAATTACATTCCTAATATAGGATCTATAGTTGCCGCTATTCCAGCAGTGATTTTAGCATTTATTCAATTTGGAATCGGCAGCGCTTTAATGGTGACAGCGGGATATGTAGCAGTCAATTTTATAATAGGAAATATGATAGAACCACGTATGATGGGAAGAAGACTTGGGCTCTCCACCTTAGTTGTCTTTCCTTCATTAATTTTTTGGGGTGGTTTGCTTGGCTTGGTAGGTGCAATTTTATCTGTTCCACTCACTATGGCACTGAAGTTTGCGTTTGATAATAACGAAAGGACAAAATGGATTGCCGTATTGCTTGGATCAGAAAAATTCGATGAATATTCTGTCCCAATTTCAAAGAAGAATAAATTATAA
- a CDS encoding GlsB/YeaQ/YmgE family stress response membrane protein, whose protein sequence is MEIIGTLVVGLIAGVIAKLLMPGKDPGGCIITILLGIASAFVATYLGKLLGVYEPGDTAGFIGATIGAIIILWFYRIILKKKE, encoded by the coding sequence ATGGAGATTATAGGAACTCTAGTTGTCGGTTTAATTGCAGGCGTAATTGCAAAATTACTAATGCCCGGTAAAGACCCGGGTGGCTGCATAATTACTATTCTACTTGGAATTGCCAGTGCATTTGTTGCAACTTATCTTGGTAAATTATTAGGTGTTTATGAACCAGGTGATACCGCCGGTTTTATTGGTGCAACTATTGGAGCAATAATTATTTTATGGTTCTACAGGATTATCCTTAAGAAAAAAGAGTAA
- a CDS encoding YtxH domain-containing protein encodes MMSGSNNVKGFLLGFLAGGAVGAIVALLTTPKSGKELRGDIKQKSGEYFDEADKYYQEKKIKAGKIFNEGKRKYSLMMNDLKSKPEEILKDVERVYNDAKIKTKEVLHSGKEKLETETERLKFSVKTGMDAYNENKKP; translated from the coding sequence ATTATGTCTGGTAGCAATAACGTTAAAGGTTTTCTTCTTGGATTTCTAGCCGGCGGTGCTGTAGGTGCAATAGTTGCATTATTAACTACACCCAAAAGCGGCAAAGAACTTAGAGGAGATATAAAACAAAAGTCCGGAGAATATTTTGATGAAGCTGATAAATATTATCAAGAGAAAAAAATTAAAGCCGGTAAAATATTTAATGAAGGTAAAAGAAAATATTCTTTGATGATGAATGATTTAAAGTCAAAACCTGAAGAAATTCTAAAAGATGTTGAACGCGTTTATAATGATGCAAAAATAAAAACAAAAGAGGTTTTACATTCCGGTAAAGAAAAATTAGAAACTGAAACTGAGAGATTAAAGTTTTCAGTTAAAACCGGAATGGATGCTTATAATGAAAATAAGAAGCCTTAA
- a CDS encoding dodecin domain-containing protein, whose translation MSTHINEGAVKIIEIIGISSKSFDDAIDQALSKASKTVKGITGIEVTKHMASVEAGKIKQYKVNLKLAFPVV comes from the coding sequence ATGAGTACCCACATTAATGAAGGCGCAGTAAAGATAATTGAAATCATCGGCATCTCTTCAAAAAGTTTTGATGATGCAATCGATCAAGCGTTAAGTAAAGCTTCAAAAACAGTAAAAGGAATAACTGGAATTGAAGTAACAAAACATATGGCAAGCGTTGAAGCTGGTAAGATCAAACAGTACAAAGTAAATCTTAAACTTGCTTTTCCTGTTGTATAA
- a CDS encoding cytochrome c family protein yields the protein MNHSFYYLLTIILLPFTSILSQSGGNTFVGVESCGMCHKTEKQGSQLSIWQNTAHAKAFETLKTDTANQIAKAKGFLKPASETWECLKCHVTGYNLDATMLGKKFKVEDGVQCETCHGAGSSYKDMKVMKDKKLAIEKGLIVPDKLEEFCVSCHNNESPTFVKMDFNEAWNKIKHEVPKE from the coding sequence ATGAACCACTCATTTTATTATCTATTAACGATTATTCTATTACCGTTTACATCAATATTATCCCAAAGTGGTGGCAATACCTTTGTGGGTGTTGAATCCTGCGGTATGTGCCATAAAACAGAAAAGCAAGGCAGTCAGCTTTCAATCTGGCAAAACACTGCTCATGCAAAAGCATTTGAAACCTTGAAAACGGATACTGCAAATCAGATTGCTAAAGCAAAAGGTTTTTTAAAACCGGCATCTGAAACCTGGGAATGTTTAAAATGTCACGTAACTGGTTATAATCTTGATGCAACAATGTTAGGTAAGAAGTTTAAAGTTGAAGATGGTGTTCAGTGTGAGACCTGCCATGGTGCTGGATCATCTTATAAAGATATGAAGGTAATGAAGGACAAAAAATTGGCAATCGAAAAAGGATTAATTGTTCCTGATAAACTTGAAGAATTTTGTGTAAGCTGTCACAATAATGAGAGTCCGACTTTTGTAAAAATGGACTTTAATGAAGCCTGGAACAAAATCAAGCATGAGGTTCCAAAGGAATAG
- a CDS encoding CsbD family protein produces the protein MNELEIKGNWNEASGKLKQQYANLTDDDLLFVEGKEEELLGRLQKKLGKTKEEVQKIISKF, from the coding sequence ATGAATGAACTTGAAATTAAAGGGAACTGGAATGAGGCATCAGGTAAACTAAAACAGCAATATGCAAATCTTACTGATGATGATTTACTTTTTGTAGAAGGAAAAGAAGAAGAACTATTAGGCAGATTACAGAAAAAACTTGGAAAAACTAAAGAAGAAGTGCAAAAAATAATTTCGAAGTTTTAG
- a CDS encoding LysE family transporter — protein MDYIFFLKGIAIGFAMAVPVGPIGIMCIRKTLTEGKLHGMVIGLGAATADLFYASVAAFGLTFISDTLVSQKFWIRLVGGTLLLFLGIRIFRKRPKDPKFRTENGGMLRSYLTTVFLTLTNPLTIFAFLAVFAALGFDSELKYFSAAVLVAGVFIGSCLWFFILSSGTILFRHKLDIVGLQWVNKIAGILIIISGLIAFGSLL, from the coding sequence ATGGATTATATTTTTTTTCTTAAAGGGATAGCTATTGGTTTCGCTATGGCGGTACCGGTAGGACCAATTGGAATTATGTGCATCCGCAAAACACTTACCGAGGGTAAATTACATGGAATGGTAATCGGTCTTGGCGCTGCAACTGCTGATTTGTTTTACGCCAGTGTTGCTGCATTCGGACTTACATTTATTTCAGATACACTTGTTAGTCAAAAATTTTGGATACGATTGGTTGGCGGTACGCTTCTTCTGTTTCTTGGGATAAGAATATTTCGCAAACGTCCTAAAGATCCAAAGTTTCGCACCGAGAACGGTGGTATGTTACGATCATATCTTACTACAGTTTTTTTAACGCTCACAAATCCGTTAACAATTTTTGCTTTTCTCGCAGTGTTTGCTGCACTTGGTTTTGATAGCGAGCTAAAATATTTTTCTGCCGCTGTTCTTGTAGCCGGAGTTTTTATTGGTTCGTGTTTGTGGTTTTTCATACTTAGTTCGGGCACTATTCTTTTTCGACATAAATTAGACATAGTCGGATTGCAATGGGTAAACAAAATTGCTGGTATCTTAATTATTATTTCCGGACTTATTGCTTTTGGGAGTTTGTTATGA
- a CDS encoding MarC family NAAT transporter, producing MNDVTGFLSSILVTLITLLPIVNPLSTAVLLLGISEHLSKKDLNRQIVLACIYMTAILVVFLLAGHFIMIFFGISIPGIRIAGGMVIGFLGFKMLFPAEAKLTKEEKQEANKKSNISFSPLAMPSLAGPGAIATVITISSSIDGRHGYDKVFAFGGAILAIIITAIISWLVLRSAGFVSRILGVNGVDSLSRIMGFLLICIGVQFAILGVQDLISDSGLWQKL from the coding sequence ATGAATGATGTAACCGGTTTCTTGTCATCTATTTTAGTGACATTGATAACATTACTTCCTATTGTCAATCCGCTTAGCACTGCAGTACTCTTACTTGGTATCAGTGAACACCTAAGTAAAAAGGATCTTAATCGCCAGATTGTTTTAGCCTGTATTTACATGACAGCAATCTTAGTGGTTTTCTTATTGGCTGGTCATTTCATAATGATCTTCTTTGGAATTTCTATTCCGGGTATTCGCATAGCAGGCGGTATGGTAATTGGATTTCTTGGATTTAAAATGCTGTTTCCAGCTGAAGCAAAGCTTACAAAGGAAGAAAAGCAAGAAGCGAATAAAAAAAGTAATATCTCATTCAGTCCGCTTGCAATGCCAAGTTTAGCAGGACCCGGAGCTATTGCAACAGTAATTACAATATCATCATCCATTGATGGGCGACATGGTTATGATAAGGTATTTGCTTTTGGAGGAGCAATTCTAGCAATTATTATTACTGCAATTATCTCCTGGCTGGTTCTCCGCAGTGCAGGTTTTGTAAGCAGAATTCTTGGCGTAAATGGAGTTGATAGTCTTTCGAGAATAATGGGTTTTCTTCTGATATGCATAGGAGTTCAATTCGCAATTCTTGGTGTGCAGGATCTGATATCAGATTCAGGATTATGGCAAAAATTGTAA
- a CDS encoding PEGA domain-containing protein, producing MKKVILFLLIPFTVLMVTSCDTSNDPITPAPEGNIFVSSNPAGAEIWIDGTNTLKTTADTIKNVDEGVHSITLKLEDYIDTTFSVSVTGGQTSVVSNVTLVTNILTELFGPVKIYETTGTSANEPSGLDLSTGIAYGVSSDQNNLVDIYYSSSGFLVQSADLYPNLIRETDFYVSSATNIFDGEDSPLRNTGTWTDNIGDREDNYVFLYDHDGNYSKLKIVNWGGGVIGEPAWVEVQWYYNNTVLDNRF from the coding sequence ATGAAAAAAGTAATTTTATTTCTATTAATTCCATTTACAGTTTTGATGGTTACTTCTTGTGATACAAGTAATGATCCAATTACTCCAGCACCGGAAGGTAACATCTTTGTATCCTCAAATCCTGCAGGAGCAGAAATCTGGATAGATGGAACAAACACTTTAAAGACAACAGCCGATACGATCAAAAATGTTGACGAAGGGGTACACTCAATTACATTAAAATTGGAAGATTATATAGACACAACTTTTTCTGTTAGTGTTACTGGTGGACAGACAAGCGTAGTATCTAATGTTACTCTTGTTACTAATATTCTTACAGAGTTATTTGGCCCGGTTAAAATTTATGAAACCACCGGAACAAGCGCAAACGAGCCAAGCGGATTGGATCTTTCAACCGGAATAGCCTATGGAGTTTCTTCAGATCAAAATAATCTTGTGGATATTTATTATTCCAGTTCAGGATTCCTTGTTCAGAGCGCGGATCTTTATCCAAATCTTATAAGAGAAACAGATTTCTACGTTTCTTCGGCAACCAACATATTTGATGGTGAGGATTCACCGTTAAGAAATACTGGAACATGGACTGATAACATTGGTGATAGAGAAGACAATTACGTATTTCTTTATGATCACGATGGTAATTACTCCAAGCTTAAAATAGTAAACTGGGGCGGCGGTGTAATCGGTGAACCAGCCTGGGTTGAAGTTCAATGGTATTATAACAACACAGTGCTGGATAACCGTTTTTAA
- a CDS encoding response regulator transcription factor — MKKIRLLLIEDNRLLRDGIFSILKPYKDILIIAASGDGKSTLVKIKQLKPNVVLLDLGLRSQNSLHVVEVVKNDFPQAKIIVMDLAPAQADILQYVKAGANGFILKDASLNDFLKTIRTVFEGATVLPPLLIDSLFSQIIDSAVREGKVKLKEAFRMTKREREVISYLGDGMTNKEIGRKIHTSTYTVKSHIHNIMEKLALHTRLEIANYSYTTEILDTVTRRISLINT, encoded by the coding sequence ATGAAAAAAATAAGATTGTTGCTGATAGAAGATAACCGTCTTCTTCGTGATGGAATATTTTCTATTCTTAAACCCTATAAAGATATTTTAATAATAGCCGCTTCAGGAGATGGTAAAAGCACTCTTGTAAAAATAAAACAGTTGAAGCCCAATGTGGTTTTATTGGATTTAGGATTACGAAGTCAAAACAGCTTACATGTTGTGGAAGTAGTAAAGAATGATTTTCCGCAGGCTAAAATAATTGTTATGGATCTTGCACCAGCGCAGGCTGATATTTTGCAGTATGTAAAAGCTGGCGCAAATGGCTTTATTCTTAAAGATGCTTCGCTAAATGATTTTTTGAAAACGATACGAACAGTATTTGAAGGAGCCACTGTGCTTCCGCCTTTATTAATTGATTCACTTTTTTCTCAGATTATTGATTCTGCGGTAAGAGAAGGCAAAGTAAAATTGAAAGAAGCATTTCGGATGACAAAACGTGAACGTGAAGTTATATCATATCTTGGAGATGGAATGACCAACAAAGAGATCGGTCGAAAAATTCACACTTCAACTTATACCGTTAAAAGTCATATCCATAATATTATGGAAAAACTTGCACTGCATACGCGTTTAGAAATCGCAAATTACTCCTACACAACTGAAATATTGGATACAGTTACCAGGCGTATTTCCCTGATTAATACTTAA
- a CDS encoding DUF4070 domain-containing protein: protein MNILMVYPMYPDTFWSFKHALKFVSKKASFPPLGLLTVASMLPKDWKKKLIDMNATLLMDGDILWADLVFISAMSIQSESANEVIKRCNELNAKIVVGGPLFTSSPELYKNVDYLILNEAEITLPHFLEDLNEGNPKHKYISEDWADITTTPLPQWDLVSMNNYTSMNLQYSRGCPFDCEFCDITVLYGRKPRTKTKDQVIAELDALYFTGWRGPVFFVDDNFIGNKVKLKKEILPAITEWNEKRGNPFYFNTEASINLADDEKLMLQMAKAGFEAVFIGIETPNTESLVECNKVQNSNRDLIASVKKIQDAGLEVQGGFIVGFDNDHPKIFEELTNFIQKSGIVTAMVGLLNAPKGTKLEKRLLSEGRMTNDFTGNNTDFTINFIPKMDSKKLLDGYKSILKTIYSPKYFYERVMVFLKDFEPKKKKVFHLNRNYILALFRSIFKLGVIGEERIYYWKLFLWTLFRKPQLFSLAILFTIYGFHFKKISYGFY, encoded by the coding sequence ATGAATATATTAATGGTTTACCCAATGTATCCGGATACGTTCTGGAGTTTTAAACACGCATTAAAGTTTGTATCAAAAAAAGCAAGCTTTCCACCATTAGGACTTTTGACAGTTGCTTCAATGCTACCCAAAGATTGGAAAAAAAAACTAATAGATATGAATGCTACCCTATTGATGGATGGTGATATTCTTTGGGCAGATTTAGTTTTTATCAGTGCAATGTCAATACAAAGCGAGTCCGCCAATGAGGTAATAAAAAGATGTAATGAGTTGAATGCAAAAATTGTTGTCGGTGGACCTTTATTTACTAGCAGTCCAGAACTTTATAAAAATGTTGATTACCTGATTCTCAATGAAGCCGAAATTACCCTCCCACATTTTTTAGAAGATCTGAACGAAGGAAATCCTAAACATAAATACATCTCTGAGGATTGGGCAGATATTACAACCACACCTTTACCGCAGTGGGATCTTGTATCAATGAATAATTATACTTCAATGAATCTTCAATATTCACGCGGCTGTCCTTTTGATTGTGAGTTTTGTGATATTACAGTTTTGTATGGAAGAAAACCTCGCACAAAAACAAAAGATCAGGTGATTGCTGAATTGGATGCTTTATATTTTACAGGCTGGCGTGGTCCTGTTTTCTTTGTTGATGATAATTTTATCGGTAACAAAGTAAAATTGAAAAAAGAAATTCTTCCTGCAATTACTGAGTGGAATGAAAAAAGGGGAAATCCTTTTTACTTTAATACGGAAGCATCAATAAATCTGGCTGATGATGAAAAACTTATGCTTCAAATGGCTAAAGCAGGTTTTGAAGCTGTGTTTATCGGTATCGAAACACCTAATACAGAAAGCCTTGTTGAATGCAATAAAGTACAAAACAGCAATCGTGATTTAATTGCAAGCGTGAAAAAAATTCAGGATGCTGGTCTGGAAGTTCAAGGGGGGTTTATTGTTGGATTTGATAATGATCATCCAAAAATATTTGAAGAACTTACAAATTTCATTCAGAAAAGCGGAATTGTGACTGCAATGGTTGGATTACTAAATGCACCAAAAGGGACGAAGCTTGAGAAAAGATTACTGAGCGAAGGAAGAATGACAAATGATTTTACAGGAAATAACACTGACTTTACAATCAATTTTATTCCAAAGATGGATTCCAAGAAATTACTTGATGGATATAAATCCATTTTAAAAACAATTTATTCGCCAAAATATTTTTATGAACGCGTGATGGTGTTTCTAAAAGATTTTGAACCTAAAAAGAAAAAAGTATTTCATCTTAACCGCAATTACATTCTTGCATTGTTCAGATCAATATTCAAATTAGGAGTGATTGGTGAAGAAAGAATTTATTATTGGAAATTATTTCTGTGGACGCTGTTCCGTAAACCGCAGTTGTTTTCATTAGCAATCCTGTTTACGATTTACGGATTTCATTTCAAAAAAATATCCTATGGATTTTATTGA